In a genomic window of Deinococcus aquiradiocola:
- a CDS encoding glycerol-3-phosphate acyltransferase, with translation MLFLSFLLLALAYLTGSLPLGHWLLGRLGMDTRNVSAYNLGVENVLLRVGPGPALTSAALDAAKGFTAVLMASSIAQTGYAHAPELCVLAGLAAYLGHLNPPRALYGDTLPRGRGNLVLLGILAGLSVAGGVSLWITLLPLVAYAAVLGLSGYVSVATIAGLAVLAVLVAVSPLGVAAKLAALLLLLSGTWRFKENLGRVLDRTEPHVGEDVPMAGKKDDVVVAAFMIHPLTLDDFWQARRFSWMKPLVDKGIISEGTVRQMADSLRPMKVGELSGIRTREGKQIRAYLISSPLLPDVFRDNPDLATRRAIEGAKLARELGASVFGLGAFWSVVGNKGQDVQAAVPDITVTNGGAYTSGTIKAAIPGILAHFQGAGRDLGAATAAVVGANGVVAFGIARTIAPQVAKVIMVGRDAERLERSATTLRRANPTTEIVTTTSYDALREASLIFTATSDPNPVIFPQHVQEGTWIFDEGRPADVDDSVTQIPGVRVIPGGVVRPPGNMTSQVNLHFGEGQVPACLAETLILAATGEYDRKSLGAQTLTENINFFVEQAETLGFKVID, from the coding sequence ATGCTGTTTCTCTCGTTCCTTCTCCTTGCCCTCGCGTACCTGACGGGCAGCCTCCCGCTCGGGCACTGGCTGCTCGGACGCCTCGGCATGGACACCCGCAACGTCAGCGCATACAACCTCGGCGTCGAGAACGTCCTGCTGCGTGTCGGGCCCGGCCCCGCCCTCACCAGTGCCGCCCTCGACGCCGCCAAGGGCTTCACGGCCGTCCTGATGGCCTCCAGCATCGCGCAGACCGGGTACGCGCACGCGCCGGAACTGTGCGTCCTCGCGGGCCTCGCCGCGTACCTCGGGCACCTCAACCCGCCGCGCGCCCTGTACGGAGACACCCTCCCCAGGGGACGCGGGAACCTCGTGCTGCTCGGCATCCTGGCCGGGCTGAGCGTCGCGGGCGGCGTCAGCCTGTGGATCACGCTGCTGCCGCTCGTCGCGTACGCCGCCGTGCTGGGCCTGAGCGGCTACGTCAGCGTCGCCACCATCGCCGGACTTGCCGTGCTCGCGGTCCTCGTGGCCGTCAGCCCGCTCGGCGTCGCCGCGAAACTCGCGGCACTGCTGCTGCTGCTGTCCGGCACGTGGCGCTTCAAGGAGAACCTCGGCCGCGTCCTCGACCGGACCGAGCCGCACGTCGGTGAGGACGTCCCCATGGCCGGCAAGAAGGACGACGTGGTCGTCGCCGCTTTCATGATCCACCCGCTCACCCTGGACGACTTCTGGCAGGCGCGCCGCTTCTCGTGGATGAAACCCCTGGTGGACAAAGGCATCATCAGCGAAGGGACCGTCCGCCAGATGGCCGACAGCCTGCGCCCCATGAAGGTCGGGGAACTGAGCGGCATCCGCACCCGCGAGGGCAAACAGATCCGCGCGTACCTCATCTCCAGCCCGCTCCTGCCGGACGTGTTCCGCGACAACCCCGACCTCGCCACGCGCCGCGCCATCGAGGGCGCGAAGCTCGCGCGGGAACTCGGCGCGTCCGTGTTCGGCCTCGGCGCCTTCTGGAGCGTCGTCGGCAACAAGGGCCAGGACGTGCAGGCCGCCGTGCCGGACATCACCGTCACGAACGGCGGCGCGTACACGTCCGGCACCATCAAGGCCGCCATTCCAGGCATCCTCGCGCACTTCCAGGGCGCGGGCCGTGACCTGGGGGCCGCGACGGCCGCCGTGGTCGGCGCGAACGGCGTCGTCGCCTTCGGCATCGCCCGCACCATCGCCCCGCAGGTCGCGAAGGTCATCATGGTCGGTCGGGACGCCGAACGCCTCGAACGCAGCGCCACCACCCTGCGCCGCGCCAACCCCACCACCGAGATCGTCACCACCACCAGTTACGACGCGCTGCGCGAAGCGTCCCTGATCTTCACGGCGACCAGCGACCCCAACCCCGTCATCTTCCCGCAGCACGTGCAGGAAGGCACCTGGATCTTCGACGAGGGCCGCCCCGCCGACGTGGACGACAGCGTCACGCAGATCCCCGGCGTGCGCGTCATCCCGGGCGGCGTCGTCCGCCCGCCCGGCAACATGACCTCACAGGTCAACCTGCACTTCGGGGAAGGACAGGTGCCCGCCTGCCTCGCCGAGACGCTCATCCTCGCCGCGACCGGCGAGTACGACCGCAAGAGCCTCGGCGCGCAGACCCTCACCGAGAACATCAACTTCTTCGTCGAGCAGGCCGAAACGCTCGGCTTCAAGGTCATCGACTGA
- the tsaD gene encoding tRNA (adenosine(37)-N6)-threonylcarbamoyltransferase complex transferase subunit TsaD, with protein MTLILGIDTSCDDTGVGIAELHPDGHVTVRANRVWSQTVHASYGGVMPELASREHVERIDAVMQDALKEADVTVHDLGAVAATSGPGLVGALLVGLMYGKGLAQGLDLPFHATHHLEGHIFAAASDADLQPPYLALVVSGGHTHLFDVPKEGQYDLVGATRDDAAGEAFDKVARLAGLGYPGGPAISEAARHGDPKAVPFKVPLAGQKGYEFSFSGLKTAALLAHRAGAKPEDLAASFQAVAVKSLVQTTTRAARDLGRRTVVVSGGVAANTALREAFQQTELRVVFPGKGLNTDNGAMIALAGAAAIRAGRLAHGLDDGATAYAPLASG; from the coding sequence ATGACCCTCATCCTCGGGATCGACACGAGCTGCGACGACACCGGCGTCGGCATCGCGGAACTCCACCCGGACGGCCACGTCACCGTGCGCGCCAACCGCGTCTGGTCACAGACCGTGCACGCCTCGTACGGCGGCGTCATGCCGGAACTGGCGAGCCGCGAACACGTCGAGCGCATCGACGCCGTCATGCAGGACGCCCTGAAGGAAGCGGACGTCACCGTCCACGACCTCGGCGCGGTCGCCGCCACGTCCGGCCCCGGCCTCGTCGGCGCGCTCCTCGTGGGCCTCATGTACGGCAAGGGCCTCGCGCAGGGCCTGGACCTCCCCTTCCACGCGACGCACCACCTCGAAGGGCACATCTTCGCGGCCGCCAGCGACGCCGACCTGCAGCCGCCGTACCTCGCGCTCGTCGTGTCCGGCGGGCACACGCACCTCTTCGACGTGCCGAAAGAAGGCCAGTACGACCTCGTCGGCGCCACCCGCGACGACGCGGCCGGAGAGGCGTTCGACAAGGTCGCGCGCCTCGCGGGCCTCGGCTACCCCGGCGGTCCTGCCATCAGCGAGGCCGCGCGGCACGGCGACCCGAAAGCCGTCCCGTTCAAGGTGCCGCTCGCCGGGCAGAAAGGCTACGAGTTCAGCTTCAGCGGCCTCAAGACCGCCGCGCTCCTCGCGCACCGCGCGGGCGCGAAACCCGAGGACCTCGCCGCGAGCTTCCAGGCCGTCGCCGTGAAGAGCCTCGTGCAGACCACCACCCGCGCCGCCCGCGACCTGGGGCGCCGCACCGTCGTCGTGTCGGGCGGCGTCGCCGCGAACACGGCGCTGCGCGAAGCATTCCAGCAGACGGAACTGCGCGTCGTGTTCCCCGGCAAGGGCCTCAACACCGACAACGGCGCCATGATCGCCCTCGCCGGAGCGGCCGCCATCCGCGCGGGCCGTCTCGCGCACGGCCTGGACGACGGCGCCACCGCCTACGCCCCCCTCGCGTCCGGCTGA
- a CDS encoding oxidoreductase: MTVTSPFTRDATAADVIAGHDLQGRTAVITGGASGIGLETTRALVSAGARVIVAVRDPARAATALQGVDARPGQLEVVELDLASLEQVRASAANILERANRIHLLINNAGTMATPYGHTADGFETQFGTNHLGHFLLTALLMPALLAAAPARVVALSSIGHRRSDVHLDDLSYAQRPYDKWDAYGQSKTANALFAVGLTRRYSARGVTANAVHPGGILTNLQRFLPREEQIAMGWMDEQGNVNPGFKSPQQGAATSVWAAVGPELEGIGGLYLEDVREALPYDPATPFTGYMPYARDPERADALWSASERLVGLAD; encoded by the coding sequence GTGACCGTCACGTCCCCCTTCACCCGTGACGCGACCGCCGCCGACGTGATCGCCGGGCACGACCTGCAGGGCCGCACGGCCGTCATCACGGGCGGCGCGTCCGGCATCGGCCTGGAAACGACCCGCGCACTCGTGTCCGCGGGCGCGCGCGTCATCGTCGCGGTCCGTGACCCGGCGCGGGCCGCCACGGCCCTGCAGGGCGTGGACGCCCGCCCCGGACAGCTGGAAGTGGTGGAACTGGACCTCGCGTCGCTGGAGCAGGTGCGGGCAAGCGCCGCGAACATCCTCGAACGCGCGAACCGCATCCACCTCCTCATCAACAACGCGGGCACCATGGCCACCCCCTACGGCCACACCGCCGACGGCTTCGAGACGCAGTTCGGCACCAACCACCTCGGGCACTTCCTGCTCACGGCCCTCCTGATGCCCGCCCTGCTCGCCGCCGCGCCTGCCCGTGTCGTCGCGCTCAGCAGCATCGGGCACCGCCGCAGCGACGTGCACCTGGACGACCTGAGCTACGCGCAGCGCCCCTACGACAAGTGGGACGCGTACGGGCAGTCCAAGACCGCCAACGCCCTCTTCGCGGTTGGCCTGACGCGCCGCTACTCGGCCCGCGGCGTGACCGCGAACGCCGTGCACCCCGGCGGCATCCTCACCAACCTGCAGCGCTTCCTCCCGCGCGAGGAGCAGATCGCGATGGGCTGGATGGACGAGCAGGGCAACGTCAACCCCGGCTTCAAGTCCCCGCAGCAGGGCGCGGCGACCAGCGTGTGGGCCGCCGTCGGACCGGAACTCGAAGGGATCGGCGGCCTGTACCTGGAGGACGTGCGCGAGGCCCTGCCGTACGACCCGGCCACGCCCTTCACCGGGTACATGCCGTACGCCCGCGACCCGGAGCGCGCGGACGCCCTGTGGAGCGCCAGCGAACGCCTCGTCGGCCTCGCCGACTGA
- the dnaJ gene encoding molecular chaperone DnaJ yields MDYYELLGVARTADADEIKSAYRKLALKYHPDRNKEPGAAEQFSKINEAYAVLSDPEKRAHFDRFGSAPGAAGGMGDPFGGQGFDPMDLFEQLFGGAGFGRQGRRGPARGDDLETELRVTLDQAREGAEVSVQVDRLTSCEHCHGTRSEPGGKPPKTCGTCAGAGVVNAQARTIFGNVMTQQPCPTCRGEGVIIEDPCTVCRGRGRTLKGETVTVKLPKGIDEGYRIRVSGKGNEGPGGPGDLYAHIEMEPHPELRREAEHLVYVARLPYPRLVLGGQVSVPTLDGPHVLDVKAGTQHGEMARLRGQGMPRLQASGTGDLVVVFEVDVPKPGQLNTEAKNALREYADLIGDEVHEHREGFFEKIGKAIRGE; encoded by the coding sequence ATGGATTATTACGAGCTGCTGGGCGTGGCCAGAACGGCCGACGCCGACGAGATCAAGAGCGCCTACCGCAAACTGGCCCTCAAGTACCACCCGGACCGCAACAAGGAGCCCGGCGCGGCCGAACAGTTCTCGAAGATCAACGAGGCGTACGCCGTCCTGAGCGATCCCGAGAAACGCGCGCACTTCGACCGCTTCGGTTCCGCACCGGGCGCCGCCGGAGGCATGGGCGACCCCTTCGGCGGGCAGGGCTTCGACCCGATGGACCTGTTCGAGCAGCTGTTCGGCGGGGCGGGCTTCGGCCGTCAGGGCCGCCGGGGCCCGGCGCGCGGCGACGACCTGGAGACGGAACTGCGCGTCACGCTCGACCAGGCGCGTGAGGGCGCCGAGGTGTCCGTGCAGGTGGACCGCCTCACGAGCTGCGAGCACTGCCACGGCACGCGCAGCGAACCGGGCGGCAAGCCTCCCAAGACCTGCGGGACGTGCGCCGGGGCGGGCGTCGTGAACGCGCAGGCGCGCACCATCTTCGGGAACGTCATGACGCAGCAGCCGTGCCCCACCTGCCGTGGCGAGGGCGTCATCATCGAGGACCCGTGCACCGTGTGCCGTGGGCGCGGCCGCACCCTGAAGGGCGAGACCGTCACCGTGAAGCTCCCGAAAGGCATCGACGAGGGGTACCGGATCCGCGTGTCCGGCAAGGGCAACGAGGGTCCGGGCGGTCCCGGCGACCTGTACGCGCACATCGAGATGGAACCGCACCCGGAACTGCGGCGCGAGGCGGAACACCTCGTGTACGTGGCCCGCCTCCCCTACCCGCGCCTCGTGCTGGGCGGTCAGGTGAGCGTGCCTACCCTGGACGGCCCGCACGTGCTGGACGTGAAGGCGGGCACGCAGCACGGCGAGATGGCGCGCCTGCGCGGCCAGGGCATGCCGCGCCTGCAGGCGAGCGGCACGGGCGACCTCGTGGTGGTGTTCGAGGTGGACGTCCCCAAGCCCGGTCAGCTGAACACCGAGGCCAAGAACGCCCTGCGCGAGTACGCGGACCTGATCGGCGACGAGGTGCACGAGCACCGCGAGGGCTTCTTCGAGAAGATCGGCAAGGCCATTCGCGGCGAGTGA
- a CDS encoding barstar family protein, giving the protein MTPPPPIGIQPAPDDLARFAEAAGVTPLTLDLTRVDGRAELMSALARDLRLPAYFGRNWDALYDLLTDPDATPPAALHLLGWPDFQARHPQLAQALHDTLTDAQTSNAETGRALWVLA; this is encoded by the coding sequence ATGACCCCTCCCCCACCCATCGGCATCCAGCCCGCCCCGGACGACCTCGCCCGCTTTGCCGAAGCGGCGGGCGTCACGCCCCTCACGCTCGATCTGACGCGCGTGGACGGCCGCGCCGAACTCATGAGCGCCCTCGCGCGCGACCTGCGGCTCCCCGCGTACTTCGGCCGCAACTGGGACGCCCTGTACGACCTGCTCACCGACCCGGACGCCACCCCGCCCGCCGCCCTGCACCTGCTCGGCTGGCCGGACTTCCAGGCGCGCCACCCGCAGCTCGCGCAGGCCCTCCACGACACCCTGACGGACGCGCAGACGAGCAACGCCGAGACGGGCCGCGCCCTGTGGGTGCTCGCATGA
- a CDS encoding ribonuclease domain-containing protein — translation MKVPSRGHRLGGLLAALLTLTACHAPGQASTAQSSPRPQTTQARQSTTAPSTRTTPTTGSAERTDPASGLPWIALGTLPTQARQTYRLILNGGPYPYARDGVTFQNREGTLPRRPRGTYHEYTVRTPGSSDRGARRIVCATPPAQAGTECYYTADHYATFGRIRP, via the coding sequence ATGAAGGTCCCCTCTCGCGGCCACCGCCTCGGCGGACTCCTGGCCGCCCTCCTCACCCTGACCGCCTGCCACGCCCCCGGTCAGGCCAGCACCGCCCAGAGCTCTCCCCGCCCACAGACCACCCAGGCCCGGCAGAGCACCACGGCACCCTCCACCCGCACCACCCCGACGACCGGCAGTGCAGAGCGCACCGACCCGGCCAGCGGCCTCCCCTGGATCGCCCTCGGCACGCTCCCCACCCAGGCCCGGCAGACGTACCGCCTCATCCTGAATGGCGGCCCGTACCCGTACGCGCGGGACGGCGTGACCTTCCAGAACCGCGAGGGCACCCTGCCGCGCAGACCACGCGGCACGTACCACGAGTACACCGTCCGCACGCCCGGCAGCAGCGACCGGGGCGCGCGCCGCATCGTGTGCGCCACCCCACCCGCCCAGGCCGGAACGGAGTGCTACTACACCGCCGACCACTACGCCACCTTCGGGAGAATCCGCCCATGA
- a CDS encoding nitroreductase family protein, with translation MTTPTLPGAFLSAEQLRAFSDAHRTVRQYLPDPMPQEHLDAVLHAAQRAPTDATAQMYSFIHLTDPALRQQVADLTVNPHFATAPVSFVVCLDVHRLNVFLEHHGYERGEWPGVAVHFGVGDAVLAGQSMLLAAELLGYQGCWIGGVLTNLQALVDLLGLPEGVLPFAGLTLGRSAETPAMRPRIQRALVLHENRYREPEPAELDGMQTDMAAITARGDWAQTLARYFAKGGGMEVREQGLQDVLARQGLAPRTALQAATGTAGEEAGA, from the coding sequence ATGACGACCCCCACCCTCCCCGGAGCCTTCCTCAGCGCCGAGCAGCTGCGCGCCTTCTCGGACGCGCACCGCACCGTGCGCCAGTACCTCCCCGACCCCATGCCGCAGGAGCACCTGGACGCCGTGCTGCACGCCGCGCAGCGCGCCCCGACCGACGCGACCGCGCAGATGTACAGCTTCATTCACCTGACGGACCCCGCCCTGCGCCAGCAGGTGGCGGACCTGACCGTCAACCCGCACTTCGCGACGGCGCCCGTGTCGTTCGTGGTGTGCCTCGACGTGCACCGCCTCAACGTGTTCCTCGAACACCACGGGTACGAGCGCGGCGAGTGGCCGGGCGTCGCCGTGCACTTCGGGGTGGGCGACGCCGTCCTCGCCGGGCAGAGCATGCTGCTCGCCGCGGAACTCCTCGGGTACCAGGGCTGCTGGATCGGCGGGGTGCTCACCAACCTGCAGGCCCTCGTCGACCTGCTCGGCCTGCCGGAAGGCGTGCTGCCCTTCGCGGGCCTGACGCTGGGCCGCAGCGCCGAGACGCCCGCCATGCGTCCCCGTATCCAGCGGGCCCTCGTGCTGCACGAGAACCGCTACCGCGAACCGGAACCCGCCGAACTGGACGGCATGCAGACCGACATGGCCGCCATCACGGCGCGCGGCGACTGGGCGCAGACGCTCGCCCGGTACTTCGCGAAGGGCGGCGGCATGGAGGTGCGCGAGCAGGGCCTGCAGGACGTGCTGGCCCGCCAGGGCCTCGCGCCCCGCACGGCCCTGCAGGCCGCGACCGGCACCGCCGGGGAGGAGGCGGGCGCGTGA
- the secA gene encoding preprotein translocase subunit SecA has translation MFRVLTKMFDTNQRDVQRIIKNVVQPVNALEDETKKVEDLAAAYGALKVRVQEGGERLDDVIVEAFALIREAGRRSIGKRHYDVQLVGGAALHAGRIAEMRTGEGKTLVATLALCLNALSGKGAHLVTVNDYLARVGAEEMGLLFRTLGLTVGLIQRDMTPQQRQVAYGCDITYVTNSELGFDYLRDNMAQDPGQLVLRADTPLNFSIVDEVDSILIDEARTPLIISGAAEKATDQYFVIAKLVRRLNRGEPAEPGKREEPTGDYTIDEKSKGVHLTEQGITRLEKLLSIDDLYSLENMEKAHMITQALRAKDLYHKDTDYIVSPEGEVIIIDEFTGRSMAGRRYGEGLHQAIEAKEGVKIENENQTLATITYQNFFRLYNKFSGMTGTAKTEEKEFLDIYGSDVLVIPTNLPVIRQDSEDLIYRTVAGKYAAVVKETVDMYATGRPVLIGTVSIDSSELLSRLLHQANIPHNVLNAKYEAQEASIVAQAGRSGQVTIATNMAGRGTDIMLGGNAEFMLGERLEAMGLSRYDQNVENFVKSVMRRDGNAQALGALLPGVTPQFVAEAEAARDHAEADRAKVRAAGGLHIVGTERHESRRIDNQLRGRAGRQGDPGSSRFYVSFEDELMRLFANDRVVAMMDRLGMDDSQPIEARMVTGAIEKAQARVEDRNFSTRKQLLEFDNVMSKQRETIYAQRREVLLGADADVEESTEGMIVNSVDAQLAEHLPLEADPEAWDIDALRAALTDAIPALETFDFEGLRTLAPAEAHRRVIEAVADAFDARKEELGPELLNGVSRYVLLQVVDQHWKEHLHGMDVLRQGIGLRSYGQRDPFSEYKFEATNMFNEMIDNLQTEVTKYIFRMQVGGEAAV, from the coding sequence ATGTTCCGTGTCCTCACCAAGATGTTCGATACCAACCAGCGCGACGTGCAGCGCATCATCAAGAACGTCGTCCAGCCGGTCAACGCCCTGGAAGACGAAACCAAAAAGGTCGAGGACCTCGCCGCCGCCTACGGCGCCCTGAAAGTCCGCGTGCAGGAGGGCGGCGAACGCCTGGACGACGTGATCGTCGAGGCGTTCGCGCTGATCCGCGAGGCGGGCCGCCGCAGCATCGGCAAACGGCACTACGACGTGCAGCTCGTGGGCGGCGCGGCCCTGCACGCCGGACGCATCGCGGAGATGCGGACCGGTGAAGGCAAGACGCTCGTGGCGACGCTGGCACTGTGCCTGAACGCCCTGAGCGGCAAGGGCGCGCACCTCGTGACGGTGAACGACTACCTCGCGCGCGTGGGCGCCGAGGAGATGGGGCTGCTGTTCCGCACGCTGGGCCTCACGGTGGGCCTCATTCAGCGCGACATGACGCCGCAGCAGCGGCAGGTGGCGTACGGGTGCGACATCACGTACGTCACGAACTCCGAACTGGGCTTCGACTACCTGCGCGACAACATGGCACAGGACCCGGGCCAGCTCGTGCTGCGCGCCGATACGCCCCTGAACTTCTCGATCGTGGACGAGGTGGACAGCATCCTGATCGACGAGGCCAGAACGCCGCTCATCATCTCCGGCGCGGCAGAGAAGGCGACCGATCAGTACTTCGTGATCGCGAAACTCGTGCGCCGATTGAACCGCGGCGAGCCGGCCGAGCCGGGCAAGCGCGAGGAGCCGACCGGGGACTACACCATCGACGAGAAGAGCAAGGGCGTGCACCTGACCGAGCAGGGCATCACGCGCCTGGAAAAGCTGCTCAGCATCGACGACCTGTACAGCCTGGAGAACATGGAGAAGGCGCACATGATCACCCAGGCGCTCCGCGCGAAGGACCTGTACCACAAGGACACGGACTACATCGTGTCGCCCGAGGGTGAAGTCATCATCATCGACGAGTTCACGGGACGCAGCATGGCGGGCCGCCGGTACGGCGAGGGGCTGCACCAGGCGATCGAGGCGAAGGAAGGCGTGAAGATCGAGAACGAGAACCAGACGCTCGCCACGATCACGTACCAGAACTTCTTCCGGCTGTACAACAAGTTCTCCGGCATGACCGGCACCGCGAAGACCGAGGAGAAGGAATTCCTCGACATCTACGGCAGCGACGTGCTGGTCATCCCGACGAACCTGCCGGTCATCCGTCAGGACAGCGAGGACCTGATCTACCGCACCGTCGCCGGGAAGTACGCGGCCGTCGTGAAGGAAACGGTCGACATGTACGCCACGGGCCGCCCCGTCCTGATCGGGACGGTCAGCATCGACAGCAGCGAACTGCTGAGCCGCCTGCTGCACCAGGCGAACATCCCGCACAACGTCCTGAACGCCAAGTACGAGGCGCAGGAGGCGAGCATCGTGGCGCAGGCGGGCCGCAGCGGTCAGGTGACCATCGCGACGAACATGGCGGGCCGCGGGACGGACATCATGCTGGGCGGCAACGCGGAATTCATGCTCGGTGAACGGCTCGAAGCGATGGGTCTGTCGCGCTACGACCAGAACGTCGAGAACTTCGTGAAGTCCGTCATGCGGCGTGACGGGAACGCGCAGGCGCTGGGGGCGCTGCTGCCGGGCGTGACGCCGCAGTTCGTGGCGGAGGCCGAGGCGGCGCGCGACCACGCCGAAGCGGACCGCGCGAAGGTGCGCGCGGCGGGCGGCCTGCACATCGTGGGCACCGAGCGGCACGAGTCGCGCCGCATCGACAACCAGCTGCGCGGCCGTGCGGGCCGTCAGGGCGACCCGGGCAGCAGCCGCTTCTACGTGTCGTTCGAGGACGAGCTGATGCGTCTCTTCGCGAACGACCGCGTGGTCGCCATGATGGACCGCCTCGGGATGGACGACAGCCAGCCGATCGAGGCCCGGATGGTGACGGGCGCCATCGAGAAGGCGCAGGCGCGCGTCGAGGACCGGAACTTCAGCACCCGCAAACAGCTGCTGGAGTTCGACAACGTGATGAGCAAGCAGCGCGAGACGATCTACGCGCAGCGGCGCGAGGTGCTGCTCGGCGCAGACGCCGACGTCGAGGAGAGCACCGAGGGCATGATCGTGAACTCGGTGGACGCCCAGCTCGCCGAGCATCTGCCGCTCGAAGCGGACCCGGAGGCGTGGGACATCGACGCGCTGCGCGCGGCCCTGACGGACGCCATCCCGGCCCTGGAGACCTTCGACTTCGAGGGTCTGCGCACCCTCGCGCCCGCCGAAGCGCACCGCCGCGTCATTGAGGCTGTCGCGGACGCCTTCGACGCCCGCAAGGAGGAGCTCGGGCCGGAACTGCTGAACGGCGTGTCCCGCTACGTGCTGCTGCAGGTGGTGGACCAGCACTGGAAGGAGCACCTGCACGGCATGGACGTGCTGCGTCAGGGCATCGGGCTGCGCAGTTACGGGCAGCGCGACCCGTTCAGCGAGTACAAGTTCGAGGCGACGAACATGTTCAACGAGATGATCGACAACCTGCAGACCGAAGTGACGAAGTACATCTTCCGCATGCAGGTCGGAGGCGAAGCAGCCGTCTGA
- a CDS encoding phosphoribosyltransferase family protein, producing MKTHQVQVGTVTRDLPIVEVAPGVSVALFNMLGDTDVTEAAGIELARLLPADIDVLVTPEVKALSLAHVLSRESRRPYIVIRKTQKPYMIDPVAREVVSITTGKPQLLVLDGLDVSKIRGKKVAIVDDVVSSGGTLASLRQIIEEVGGEVAAVVAVFTEGQERPEVTALGHLPLFT from the coding sequence GTGAAGACACATCAAGTACAGGTGGGCACCGTGACCCGCGACCTGCCCATCGTCGAAGTCGCGCCCGGCGTCTCCGTGGCGCTGTTCAACATGCTCGGCGACACCGACGTCACCGAAGCGGCCGGCATCGAACTCGCCAGACTCCTCCCCGCCGACATCGACGTGCTCGTCACGCCGGAAGTCAAGGCGCTCAGCCTCGCGCACGTCCTCAGCCGCGAGAGCAGACGCCCCTACATCGTGATCCGCAAGACGCAGAAACCGTACATGATCGACCCGGTCGCGCGCGAGGTCGTGTCCATCACGACCGGCAAACCGCAACTGCTGGTGCTGGACGGCCTGGACGTGTCCAAGATCCGCGGCAAGAAGGTCGCCATCGTGGACGACGTCGTCAGCAGCGGCGGCACGCTCGCCTCGCTGCGTCAGATCATCGAGGAGGTCGGCGGGGAAGTCGCGGCCGTCGTCGCCGTGTTCACCGAGGGGCAGGAACGCCCCGAGGTGACGGCCCTCGGGCACCTGCCGCTCTTCACCTGA